A genomic window from Cydia amplana chromosome 3, ilCydAmpl1.1, whole genome shotgun sequence includes:
- the LOC134662632 gene encoding uncharacterized protein K02A2.6-like: MSSNILGSLTAFDHNSQEWEIFKSRLVQYIKLNGVTEANKCALLLTHLSDETFRLVRNLVHPKKVEDSKFEELVAVLDKQLAPKRCIFVERAKFYEATRDVAENIEQWAARVSGLAVRCEFGASLDELLRDRFVLGLSVGPERDRLFEQDATLTFAKAVEVAQKAAYARSARTTSVPAAVVQVKQEPMYRVGTSRPGTGGSSDSRRCSVCGLKSHDASKCKYKNYRCQGCGQKGHLKKVCSAEKAKQCRVNCIQADLDGSAEVSQSAEGCKECELFNLRYVNYSPILLDVDLNDKTLTMELDCGSGASVISDKLYYKTFSDSKLKKCDLKMCFYNGHQVAPLGYFTTKITYFKQTHDIDIYVMEDGSRLGLLGRDFMTKFNMYFAIDKQRINFVSSESFQSELPRLLSEYSSLFNEDLGKFNKFQVELRLKDNATPKFFKPRTVPFAIKNRVEEEIDRLVGLGILVPVNFSKYATPIVPVLKENGKIKIAGDFSVTLNKDMIIDRYPMPRIEEVFARLGGGNRYTKLDLSNAYNQFVLSDDSQELTTINTSKGLYKYTRLVYGLANAPAIFQRTMETLLVGIEGVSCWLDDVCQAMGKRKIL; encoded by the coding sequence ATGTCGAGTAATATCCTCGGAAGTTTAACCGCGTTTGACCACAATTCCCAGGAATGGGAGATTTTTAAAAGCAGATTAGTACAATATATTAAGTTAAATGGGGTGACGGAGGCAAATAAGTGTGCCTTGCTTTTAACTCACTTAAGTGACGAGACATTCCGACTGGTGAGGAACTTAGTGCATCCGAAGAAGGTCGAGGATTCTAAGTTCGAGGAGCTAGTAGCAGTGTTAGATAAACAATTAGCGCCAAAACGTTGTATTTTCGTCGAACGGGCGAAATTTTATGAGGCGACGCGTGACGTTGCAGAAAACATCGAACAATGGGCGGCTCGAGTAAGTGGACTTGCAGTACGATGCGAGTTTGGAGCCTCCTTGGATGAGCTGCTTAGGGACAGATTCGTGCTGGGGCTGAGCGTAGGCCCAGAGCGCGACCGGCTGTTCGAGCAGGATGCCACGTTGACGTTCGCGAAGGCCGTGGAAGTGGCCCAGAAGGCTGCGTATGCCAGGAGCGCACGTACTACGTCTGTTCCAGCTGCCGTCGTGCAAGTCAAGCAGGAGCCGATGTACCGGGTTGGTACAAGTCGCCCTGGTACCGGGGGGTCCTCGGACTCTCGACGCTGCTCCGTGTGCGGCCTTAAGAGCCACGACGccagtaaatgtaaatacaagaACTACCGCTGCCAGGGGTGTGGACAAAAAGGGCATCTAAAAAAGGTGTGCAGCGCTGAGAAGGCAAAACAGTGTCGTGTTAACTGCATTCAAGCTGACCTCGACGGATCAGCTGAGGTCTCTCAGAGTGCTGAAGGTTGCAAGGAGTGCGAGCTATTTAATTTAAGGTACGTTAACTATTCACCAATATTATTGGATGTGGACCTTAACGATAAAACCTTAACAATGGAACTTGATTGCGGTTCAGGCGCGAGTGTGATAAgtgataaattatattataaaacctTTTCGGACTCTAAATTAAAGAAATGCGATTTAAAAATGTGTTTCTACAATGGTCATCAAGTCGCGCCACTGGGCTATTTCACTacaaaaataacatattttaaaCAAACGCACGACATAGATATTTATGTAATGGAGGATGGTAGTCGTTTAGGTCTATTGGGCCGTGATTTTATGACCAAATTTAACATGTACTTTGCAATTGATAAACAAAGAATTAATTTTGTTAGTTCGGAATCGTTTCAAAGTGAGCTACCGCGGTTGCTAAGCGAATATTCGAGCCTTTTCAATGAAGACTTAGGAAAATTTAACAAATTTCAAGTAGAATTGAGATTAAAAGATAATGCTACGCCTAAATTCTTTAAACCTCGTACGGTCCCTTTTGCTATTAAAAATAGGGTAGAGGAAGAAATTGATAGGCTTGTTGGTTTAGGTATATTGGTACCCGTAAATTTTTCTAAATATGCGACACCTATAGTGCCGGTTTTAAAGGAAAACGGTAAAATAAAGATAGCGGGTGATTTTTCCGTAACGCTCAATAAAGATATGATAATAGATAGGTATCCTATGCCCCGTATCGAAGAGGTGTTTGCGCGGCTCGGTGGCGGTAACCGTTATACGAAACTCGACCTTAGTAACGCATATAATCAATTCGTTCTATCAGACGACTCACAAGAGCTCACTACTATAAATACATCAAAAGGGTTATACAAGTATACGAGGCTCGTGTATGGACTAGCTAACGCGCCGGCTATTTTCCAACGCACAATGGAGACACTCCTAGTAGGTATAGAAGGAGTCAGCTGTTGGCTCGATGACGTATGC